From Mucilaginibacter gotjawali:
CGTTACCGGCTTCGGGGGTAAAAGTTACCATGGAGCGGCAGTTGTAACCGATGCAGCGGGTATAAATATCCATCCCGGCTTCAATCGCGATCTGGTTATAGCCGTCTTTCATTAATCCGCCTTTTTCATCCAGGTATTGCGGTACATTTTTATCACGCAGTTCATTAATGGTAGCGATACAGGCTGCCAGCGACAGTGCTTCACCGCCAAATGTGGTATAGCTAAAAACCTCGTGATTAAACAATTCCATTACATCCGCGCGGCCGGTTAGCAGGGCGATAGGCATACCATTGGCACATGCTTTTGAATATACAGCCAGGTCGGGTTTTACATCAAAGTATTCCTGCGCGCCGCCGATAGCGATGCGGAAACCTGTCCACATTTCATCAAAGATGAGCAGGGTGCCGTTTGCTTTACATACTTCGGCCAGTTCTTTCAGGAACCCCGGTTTTGGCGCTTCGAAAATAAATGGCTCCAGGATCAGCGCTGCAACGGTTTCATCCAGCGCCGCTTTGATGGCCTCAATATCATTATACTCAAAAGTATAGGTCATGTTCTGGATAGCCTCAGGGATACCGGCATTACGGCTGGTGATGCCGATATACCAATCGTGCCAGCCGTGGTAACCGCAGCAAAAAACCTTTTCGCGTTTGGTGAACGCACGGGCAACACGTATGGCAGCAGAGCAAACATCTGCGCCTGTTTTGGAGATCTTTACCGCTTCGGCATTGGGGATCACTTCCTGTATCAGTTCCGATAATTCAACCTCCAACGGGTGCATCAGCGAAAAAGTGATGCCATCTTTTAATTGCTTTTCAATAGCTGCGTCCACAACAGGGTAAGCATAGCCTAATGAGATAGGGCCGATGGCCGAGTTAAAGTCGATATACTCGTTCCCGTCAACATCCCATACATGCGAACCTTTGCCTTTTTGCAGGTATTTTGGCGCTACGCCATTGGTAAACTGTCCCGGGCCTTTTGCCAAAGTTTGGGTAACCGGTTTTTGAACTTTTATCGCACGCTGGTACAATTCGTTCGATTTGCTTATATCAGGGTATTCAGGGTTAAATTTTACAGAATTTGGCATGGTATTCTTATTTATTTATTCAGAAAATTGTGGGATTGATATTTCAGGTTGATAAGCATTGGTATTGTAACCCAATATTTTTTCGGCTATCTGTTTGCCGGTAAAGCCTTCATGCTCCAGTACATTGGGTAACAAGGATGGTTTAAACCATTTGTCTTTCAATGCCATCGGGATCACTTTGGCGGTTTGGCAATGCTTTAGCAACACTTCGGCAACTATGCTATAAAGGCCTCCTGTAACAAAATGATCTTCGAGCGTTATGGTTATAGCACTTTCGCGGGTAGCTTCCAATATGGCCTGCTCATCCACGGGTTTAAGGCTGCGCAGGTTGATCAAACCGACCGACAAGCCTTCGTTTTTCAATATCTCAACGGCGATAAGCGCTTGTTCAAACAAAAGCCCGTAGGTTAATATGGTGACATCATCGCCTTTTGAAATAATTTCGGCCTTGCCTAATTTAAAAGGGCTATGCTGATGATCTGTTTTGCGGGTATTGATACGCACGTAGGACGGATGCGGATGTTTCCATATCTCGGGCAGCATCATTACCAGGTCCTGTTCATCTGCGGGGGCAAAAACAGTCATATTCGGGATGCCCCGCATCAGGGAGATATCTTCCACCGCCTGGTGGGTAGGGCCATTACCATCAGATAAAAAGCCGGGAATAAAGCTGCTTAGTTTTACAGGCAGGTTTGGGACACCTGCATCTGTACGTACAAATTCAAATGCACGCATGGTTAAAAACGATGCCAGGGCATGTACCACAGGGATCCGCCCGCGCAGCGCCAGGCCGGCGGCAGCGCCTATCATAGTTTGTTCCGTTATGCCGGTATCAATAAACCGATTGCCAAGTTTGCCGGGGATATTGCGTACCAGGGCGCGGTTTTCGGCCGTCATCACGATAAAGCGATCATCGGCTAATGCAGTTTGGGTAAGTAATTCTTCGTAGGTCATGTTATCTCACCACTAAAGTTTCAGATGTTAAATTGGTTAAATGTTCGCCGTGCAATTCCTTCAGCAGGCTTTCTACCTCTTCGGCATTAAAATTACAGAACCACCTGTCGGCTCTGCGTTCAATGCTGGGTAATCCTTTGCCACGTACGGTATCTGCAATTACTACATTCAGTTTACCTGTTTCAAAAGGATAGGCTGAAAAAGCTTCGTGCAGGGACTCAAAACTATGCCCGTCAATTCGTTTTACTGCTGCGCCGAATGCGGTAAATTTATCATGCAGGGGCTCCAGCGGGATCAATTCCTCCGTTGGCATATTGGCCTGGAAATGGTTACGGTCGATCACAAAGATCAGGTTATCCAGTTTATGGGCATTGGCAACAAGCGCGGCTTCCCAACAGGTGCCTTCGTTCAACTCGCCGTCACCCATAATACAGATCACCTTGTTTTTGCCGCCTCTTATTTTAATGTCCATGGCAACGCCTATTGCTACCGATGGCAAATGCCCCAAAGAGCCCGAATGAAATTCGATGCCGGGAATATGCGTATTGGGGTGCCAGTAAATATGGTCGTTAAGGGATAAATGGTTTTTCAGCCTGTCCTTCTCCAGCAAACCAAGCTCAGCGAAGGTGCCGTATAAAGCGGGTACATCATGCCCTTTTGAAAGGAACAGGTAATCCCTGTCGGGGTCGTTAAGATTATTTGGGTTGATGTTTAAAAATTCCGAATACAGGTAAACAATCAAATCGGCAGCAGAAAGTGATGCTCCGACGAAGCAACCGCCATCTGTTGACATTTTGATAATATGCTCCCTTACTTTTAAAGCCGTGGCTTCGAGCTGGTCAATTGGTATAGCTGAACTTTGCATTTAATAATGAATAAAACTTTAAAGTTAAATTCTGATTATTTAACTTATGTTATCAAAAAGTCAATTTTGTTTGGTCTGATGAAATAGTTTTTAATTCATCCATATGGTTACGGTACCAGTTTACCCCCGCGTAGCGGGCATTGATGTCATATATTTCCGGCTTTTGTTCAAGCAGGCTAATGATATCATTGCAGGAAAAATTATGTCTGGCCGGATATAACTCTTCGTAAACGCGCTTTATAAACAGGTAATCGGCTTCATAATCTATCGTAAAGCGATGCGACATGGAATAATCTTTTCCTGTATCCCAGGTTACGTTTCCAATACTGAAGCTTTCAGGATTTTCCCAGATATAAGGGGTGGTGTGCTCCAGCTCCAGGGTCTTTGTTGCTTCTTCCCATGTTCTTTCAAGGCAGGCCATGGTCATGATCTCCACATCGTTCCCATCCGGGAAAGTGGCAGGGTGCAGGTTGCTTACGTAATCATATTCACCGGGGTGCTCAACATAAAAATCAAGCACCTGGTCAATAATCTGAGGATCTATCAGCGGGCAATCAGAAGGGATCTTTAAAACGGTATCGGCATTATATTTTTTGCCGGCCTGGTAGTGGCGGTCGAGCAGGTTATTGAGGTTGCCGCGAAAGCAGGGCACCTCTATACGATCAGCTTCCTGCTCAATGATATCATCGGCACTTTCTTCAGACGTAGCAATAACCACCAGCGCCTTGTGGCGGATCATTTTAAGCCGTTCAATCATCCTCGACAAAAGGCTTTCGCCCAATAGGGGCATCATCACCTTCCCCGGCAACCGGCTCGACGACATCCTGGCTTGTACAACTATTACAATATTATCTGCCATCATATATTAAACGCTGACATAGTTAGGCATACTGCACCTCCAGATAAGGTTCGCTTTCTGCCTTAAATGTAAATCCTTTCAGAAAATCTTCCTTTTTACCGTTAAAGTTAATATACCCCCTGCAAATTTGAGCGATATTTTTTGCGGAGGTACCGCCATTCTGGACGGGGGCCAGGCGGTAAAGTTCCTCAATATCAAAATAAGAATGCACCTTTTTACCCAGCGCTATCCCGGTATAAACAACGGTTGAATATTGGGTGATCAGCTCGCAACAATTGGCTATCATATGGCTGGTATTACCGCCGCTGAATATCAGGCTTCCTTTTGGAGCGTATTTTTTTATCTCGGCTTCTGCCCTTGCCACGTTTTCGTTAGGATGCAGCTTAAAAAGCATTTGCCTTCCATCAGCAATTTTCGCAGCGTGCTTTATAAAAGCCGGCCTGTTTTCAAAACGAAAGGTTTCGCGCATATCCGTAGTGGCTACCATCACATAGTCATGCAACGGGAAATCATTATCGAGGTATTGGCGCTGGTTATCGTAATTTGGGATGCCGGTTACAATCAGTTTTGAAGCGTCAGTACCTTTTCGGGCAAGGTAATTTTTATACCCTATTGAGGCTGTACAATAAATATCGCATACGTTGGTTGAACCATTAAGCGACGTATCGCCTGAGCAATATGGCGGCAGGTTTAAGGCCTTAACCAAACCGGTTAACAGGGTGGTTTTATCGATCATCCCCTCCTGCACCCAAATGGTTTTGGTATGTCTGAATTTTTTGGCCACGATCATATCGGTACAGTTAACTACCAGGTCGTATGGATGCCTGTCGCCGCCCTGGTCAATCCGGGCGCCAAACTGGTTAAGGTAATTTTCTGATTTTTTCCGGAAGTGATCAGCAAGTACCGTATGGTTGGCAACAGGCGTGTATTTTAGTATTCCCTTTAAAAAATTGTTGTCCGCGAAGAGCTGGCTAAACCAGCAGTCGAAGTCGTGCAAATGCTCCGAGATCTGGTGCATTTGCGAAGTTTGATTAATAGACCCGGTAATAAATAGTATCTTCTTCCTCATCTCGATTCGTAATCAATTTTTAAAACTACAAATTAGGTTTTGGCTTTTAACAGCCTCGGAATAATGTTAATACAGCCTTAACTTCAGCTTAACGGTGATGTTAAAGTTGTATTATTCAGCTATTATCTGGTAAAATAAAGTTACAATTAATTTAACATTAGGTAAAAGCACATAACCGAATATTTTTTGATTTTATTTTTGTATGTCCGGTGATTTTGTGTGAAAAGTTTGAGCGATACTCAAAAAATAGCGCAAATATTATTGGCAAATGCAGGCTAAAAAATGATCCATTCAAATTAATTCTATAAAATCCATAGGAATTATATAAATTGTTTTATATTTGTCCCCGAAACGTTCTTTATTATTTATCCAGAAAGACCGAGGGAATGGCCCTGCGACGTCTTAGCAACCTATAAACATAAGGTGCTAATTCCACTCCTGTAACCGGGAGAAAGATAAAATCCAGGTATAATCTACTTGTAATTGCTGCACCCTGCGCGGCTTCTGGCATATGGAATAAAGGCAAATAAAAAAACAAGACATGAAAATTTACCTGGATAACGCAGCCACCACCCCGCTGGATCAAAACGTATTCGAAGCGATGACCCCTTATTTTCTGAATCACTATGGTAACGCGTCTTCGCAGCACGGGCCGGGCCGCGAGGCAGGCCAGGCACTGGAAGCCAGCCGCGCCACGATCGCCGGTTTGTTAAATGCTTTACCTGAAGAGATCGTTTTCACTTCGGGTGGTACCGAGGCGGATAATATCGCCATCGTGTCGGCGGTTACCTGTAACCATATCGACCATGTGATCACTACACCGTTTGAGCACCCGGCCGTTTTGCAAACCCTGCGCGCACTGACGGCCAAAAACCATACCCGCATAAGTTATATAAAGCATGACGGCAAAGGCAACCTGGATCTGAGCCACCTGGAATACCTGCTGCGGACCAATACCCGCAACCTGGTTTCGGTAATGCATGCCAACAACGAAATAGGCAACCTGAACGATATCGTGCAGACCGGCGAGCTATGCGAAAAATACCAGGCCTTGTTCCATACCGATACAGTACAAACTATGGGGCATTACCGCCACGACCTTAGCCGGCTGAAAGTTCATTTCCTGGCGGCATCGGCGCATAAGTTCCACGGCCCCAAAGGCGTTGGCTTTTTGTACCGCAGCAAAGGGCAGCGGCTCAACCGCCTTATCCACGGCGGGGGCCAGGAAAGCGGCCTGCGCGCCGGCACCGAAAATATCCCGGGCATTGTTGGTATGGCCAAAGCGCTTGAAATTGCTTACGGGCAAATGGAACAGGATCATTCGTACATACAAAACTTAAAATACCATTTGATTACCCGTTTGACCGAAACATTGCCGGATGTGCAGTTTAACGGCAATTCGGCCGACTTAAATAAAAGCCTTTATACGTTATTAAGCGTGAGCCTGCCCGGTACGGATACCGACCTGCTGCGCTACCTCGATACAGAGGGCATCGCCGTTTCCGGAGGCAGCGCCTGTTCGGGCGGATCAGCCTCGCATGTATTGAAGGCGCTTGGTACAGATGCAGCGCGCACCGCTATCCGCTTTTCATTCAGTAAATTCAATACCAGGGCCGAGCTAGACCAGGTGGCAGAAAAACTGGCCGCAGTTTTCCGGCTGGCAGCTGCCTGAGGCAGCAACAAACGGTGGAGTGGCCGAGTGGCGAGGCGGGGGTCTGCAAAACCTTTTACGGCGGTTCGAATCCGCCCTCACACCTCTAATGAAGATATGATGAAGAAAGTTATTTTAATGACAGGGCTTATGGTTTGGAGTATAGCGCTTTTTGCGCAGGACAAGCCGCTCACCATCGAGAACTATTATAAACTGAAATGGGGCCATGCTGAAGAGTTTATCGCACTATGGAAAAAAAACCATTACCCGTTGCTAAAAAAACTGGTTGAAAATGGCGACTTGCTGCGTATTACAGCCGAAATCCCTGTTCTGCACAGCGGGGAAGACACCCGTTGGGACTTTAAAGTGACTACCACGTTTAAAAATGAACACCTGGCATTGGATTATAGCATCGCCGACCCTTATAAAAAACAGCTTTTTCCGGACCGGGAGAGCTATGCCAAAGCGGAGCAGCAGCGTTTTGAACTGGTGCTGGCACACTGGGACGTTATCGTAGAAAGTGTCCCTTTAAATTAACTTATAGAATATGAAAAAACTCCATATACTTACGTCACTTTGCCTGCTATCAGGCGTGTTACATGCACAAACCTTTATCGCTAACGGGCAGTGGCGGGGGGTATTTTACCAGCCGGACGGCAATTGAAGCGACAACCTTAGTCGCCGTTACCGGCAAAAAATCAGCTCCCGGCAGGCTTTCATTAAATTTTCCATAATTTTTTATTAATTAATTATTACGACATAAAATAAATTAA
This genomic window contains:
- a CDS encoding cytidylyltransferase domain-containing protein, whose translation is MMADNIVIVVQARMSSSRLPGKVMMPLLGESLLSRMIERLKMIRHKALVVIATSEESADDIIEQEADRIEVPCFRGNLNNLLDRHYQAGKKYNADTVLKIPSDCPLIDPQIIDQVLDFYVEHPGEYDYVSNLHPATFPDGNDVEIMTMACLERTWEEATKTLELEHTTPYIWENPESFSIGNVTWDTGKDYSMSHRFTIDYEADYLFIKRVYEELYPARHNFSCNDIISLLEQKPEIYDINARYAGVNWYRNHMDELKTISSDQTKLTF
- a CDS encoding aminotransferase class III-fold pyridoxal phosphate-dependent enzyme, producing MPNSVKFNPEYPDISKSNELYQRAIKVQKPVTQTLAKGPGQFTNGVAPKYLQKGKGSHVWDVDGNEYIDFNSAIGPISLGYAYPVVDAAIEKQLKDGITFSLMHPLEVELSELIQEVIPNAEAVKISKTGADVCSAAIRVARAFTKREKVFCCGYHGWHDWYIGITSRNAGIPEAIQNMTYTFEYNDIEAIKAALDETVAALILEPFIFEAPKPGFLKELAEVCKANGTLLIFDEMWTGFRIAIGGAQEYFDVKPDLAVYSKACANGMPIALLTGRADVMELFNHEVFSYTTFGGEALSLAACIATINELRDKNVPQYLDEKGGLMKDGYNQIAIEAGMDIYTRCIGYNCRSMVTFTPEAGNGLEVKTLMQQEMIKRGVLWAGFHNMCYSHSDEDIAYTLSAYRDVMPIMKEAIQSGNIKQYLKGEVLEAVFRKVSNYNIKPKTV
- a CDS encoding cysteine desulfurase family protein, with product MKIYLDNAATTPLDQNVFEAMTPYFLNHYGNASSQHGPGREAGQALEASRATIAGLLNALPEEIVFTSGGTEADNIAIVSAVTCNHIDHVITTPFEHPAVLQTLRALTAKNHTRISYIKHDGKGNLDLSHLEYLLRTNTRNLVSVMHANNEIGNLNDIVQTGELCEKYQALFHTDTVQTMGHYRHDLSRLKVHFLAASAHKFHGPKGVGFLYRSKGQRLNRLIHGGGQESGLRAGTENIPGIVGMAKALEIAYGQMEQDHSYIQNLKYHLITRLTETLPDVQFNGNSADLNKSLYTLLSVSLPGTDTDLLRYLDTEGIAVSGGSACSGGSASHVLKALGTDAARTAIRFSFSKFNTRAELDQVAEKLAAVFRLAAA
- a CDS encoding transketolase family protein — encoded protein: MTYEELLTQTALADDRFIVMTAENRALVRNIPGKLGNRFIDTGITEQTMIGAAAGLALRGRIPVVHALASFLTMRAFEFVRTDAGVPNLPVKLSSFIPGFLSDGNGPTHQAVEDISLMRGIPNMTVFAPADEQDLVMMLPEIWKHPHPSYVRINTRKTDHQHSPFKLGKAEIISKGDDVTILTYGLLFEQALIAVEILKNEGLSVGLINLRSLKPVDEQAILEATRESAITITLEDHFVTGGLYSIVAEVLLKHCQTAKVIPMALKDKWFKPSLLPNVLEHEGFTGKQIAEKILGYNTNAYQPEISIPQFSE
- a CDS encoding transketolase; translation: MQSSAIPIDQLEATALKVREHIIKMSTDGGCFVGASLSAADLIVYLYSEFLNINPNNLNDPDRDYLFLSKGHDVPALYGTFAELGLLEKDRLKNHLSLNDHIYWHPNTHIPGIEFHSGSLGHLPSVAIGVAMDIKIRGGKNKVICIMGDGELNEGTCWEAALVANAHKLDNLIFVIDRNHFQANMPTEELIPLEPLHDKFTAFGAAVKRIDGHSFESLHEAFSAYPFETGKLNVVIADTVRGKGLPSIERRADRWFCNFNAEEVESLLKELHGEHLTNLTSETLVVR